The Citrifermentans bemidjiense Bem genome window below encodes:
- the fdhD gene encoding formate dehydrogenase accessory sulfurtransferase FdhD produces the protein MASVYRYEKGAVTAAEREVVAEVPVVLHVNGRELATLIASPHELRFLVAGFLRLQGLVDRVEDFNALSVCDDHGIASAQVKKELPEKLKPVLTSGCGTGISFSVPRVDAAQSAVENGKTYTPAAVFSMMDGLARKAQGYQAHGGMYSAAVGDGDVVLFSEDLGRHNTIDRIAGEALMKGIDLSGMMLVTSGRVSTELIAKAALLGITVVASRTSPTGTAVKMAEEAGITMIGYVRADRFDVYSHPERIDLAAVAS, from the coding sequence ATGGCTTCTGTTTATCGTTACGAAAAAGGGGCCGTTACCGCAGCTGAGAGGGAAGTGGTGGCCGAGGTCCCCGTGGTTCTGCACGTGAACGGCAGGGAGCTTGCCACCCTGATCGCCTCCCCCCACGAGCTCCGTTTCCTGGTTGCCGGGTTTCTCAGGCTGCAGGGGCTCGTGGACCGGGTCGAGGATTTCAACGCCCTCTCGGTCTGCGACGATCACGGCATCGCCAGCGCCCAGGTTAAAAAGGAGCTTCCGGAAAAGCTGAAGCCTGTCCTCACCTCCGGTTGCGGCACCGGCATTAGTTTTTCCGTCCCTAGGGTCGATGCCGCGCAAAGCGCCGTAGAAAACGGGAAAACCTACACCCCCGCCGCCGTCTTCTCCATGATGGACGGGCTGGCCCGGAAGGCGCAGGGGTACCAGGCCCACGGCGGCATGTACTCGGCCGCGGTAGGCGACGGAGACGTCGTACTCTTTTCCGAGGACCTCGGGCGCCATAATACTATCGACCGCATCGCGGGAGAGGCGCTCATGAAGGGAATAGACCTCTCAGGGATGATGCTGGTCACCTCGGGGCGCGTCTCCACCGAACTGATCGCCAAGGCGGCGCTTTTGGGGATCACGGTTGTCGCCTCGCGCACTTCACCCACCGGGACCGCCGTGAAAATGGCCGAGGAAGCGGGGATCACCATGATCGGCTACGTGCGGGCGGACCGCTTCGATGTCTACAGCCATCCGGAGCGGATCGACTTGGCAGCGGTTGCCAGCTGA
- a CDS encoding sigma-54-dependent Fis family transcriptional regulator, with the protein MVQVADITGMEGTTGCGDASGIVRLDADLGITYLDAAAADLIGIPAESLLGCGLDEVADLSELSTLMRSGTVFNNQVLQVGKRRLVCDFLPTMESEQLVGGILSVLRLLPEQLPDPSIDLRALLQSGSASLDLNYDGIVIVDREGVVVMVNQAFADILDTTPNAIIGKHVSDAYPNSQSSKLPAVMETATPQIGITHYLNGKQVYASLYPIVKDGQVIGGVGKILFKDIREITLIANRLQGASETRAAAGNVARKESMSRYDVNSIVGQSKQMQDLKESLLRVASKNSNILLLGESGTGKELFAHAIHAASNRRYAQFVKVNCAAIPEHLLESELFGYAEGAFTGARKGGQLGKFEQAHLGTIFLDEIGDMPLYMQAKMLRVLQERELTPLGSNAPKTVDVRVVAATNSNLEALVREGKFRQDLYYRLKVVTLCIPALRERKEDIRALSINFIQQFNEEFGLEVQALSLEARDVVMHYDWPGNVRELRNVIESAFNVVTGPLILKEHLPEQLSRMIQDGSSGIPHDIGPYLRARLGSKPLPAIVEEFEKLLVEAAIEFCNGNKLQAADLLGISRQWLYKKLQKKHNDDSSGH; encoded by the coding sequence ATGGTGCAGGTCGCTGACATAACGGGGATGGAAGGGACTACCGGCTGCGGTGACGCTTCGGGCATCGTGAGGCTGGACGCCGATCTCGGCATCACCTACCTCGACGCGGCCGCCGCTGACCTGATAGGGATCCCCGCGGAGAGCCTTTTGGGGTGCGGGCTCGACGAGGTGGCGGATCTCTCCGAGCTCAGCACCCTGATGAGAAGCGGCACCGTCTTCAACAATCAGGTGCTGCAGGTCGGCAAGAGGCGTCTGGTCTGCGACTTTCTCCCGACCATGGAGTCGGAGCAGCTGGTGGGGGGGATTTTGTCCGTCCTGCGGCTCCTTCCGGAACAACTCCCCGATCCCTCCATCGATTTGAGAGCCCTGTTGCAGTCGGGTAGCGCCTCCCTCGATCTCAACTACGACGGCATCGTCATCGTGGACCGGGAAGGGGTGGTGGTCATGGTCAACCAGGCCTTCGCCGACATCCTCGACACCACCCCCAACGCCATCATCGGCAAGCACGTCAGCGATGCCTACCCCAATTCCCAGTCCTCGAAGCTGCCGGCGGTCATGGAAACCGCCACCCCCCAGATCGGCATCACCCATTACCTGAACGGCAAGCAGGTCTACGCCTCGCTCTATCCGATCGTCAAGGACGGCCAGGTGATCGGCGGGGTCGGCAAAATCCTGTTCAAGGACATCCGCGAGATCACGCTGATCGCCAACCGGCTGCAGGGCGCCTCCGAGACGCGCGCGGCGGCCGGGAACGTGGCGCGCAAGGAATCGATGTCGCGCTACGACGTGAACAGCATCGTCGGGCAGAGCAAGCAGATGCAGGACCTGAAAGAGTCCCTGCTGCGGGTGGCTTCCAAGAACTCGAACATCCTCCTCCTGGGGGAGAGCGGGACCGGGAAAGAGCTTTTCGCCCACGCCATCCACGCCGCCAGCAACCGCCGCTACGCCCAGTTCGTCAAGGTCAACTGCGCCGCCATTCCGGAACATCTGCTGGAAAGCGAGCTCTTCGGCTATGCCGAGGGAGCCTTCACTGGGGCGAGGAAAGGGGGGCAGCTGGGGAAATTCGAGCAGGCGCACCTGGGGACCATCTTCCTGGACGAGATCGGCGACATGCCGCTGTACATGCAGGCGAAGATGCTGCGGGTCCTGCAGGAGAGGGAGCTGACACCTTTGGGGAGCAACGCGCCGAAAACGGTCGACGTGAGGGTGGTCGCCGCCACCAACAGCAACCTCGAGGCCTTGGTGCGGGAGGGGAAGTTCCGGCAGGACCTCTACTATCGCCTCAAGGTGGTGACGCTCTGCATCCCCGCGCTCAGGGAGCGCAAGGAGGACATCCGCGCCCTCAGCATAAATTTCATCCAGCAGTTCAACGAGGAGTTCGGGCTGGAGGTCCAGGCGCTGAGCCTGGAGGCCCGCGACGTGGTCATGCACTACGACTGGCCGGGGAACGTGAGGGAGCTGCGCAACGTGATCGAGAGCGCCTTCAACGTGGTGACCGGTCCGCTCATCCTCAAGGAGCACCTCCCGGAACAGCTCTCCAGGATGATCCAGGACGGCAGCTCCGGCATCCCGCACGACATCGGCCCCTACCTGCGCGCAAGGCTCGGGAGCAAGCCGCTTCCGGCCATCGTCGAGGAGTTCGAGAAGCTGCTGGTCGAGGCCGCCATCGAGTTTTGCAACGGCAACAAGCTGCAGGCCGCCGATCTGCTCGGCATCTCTCGGCAGTGGCTGTACAAGAAGCTACAAAAGAAGCATAACGACGACTCTTCCGGCCACTGA
- a CDS encoding acetyl-CoA hydrolase/transferase family protein, whose protein sequence is MNTIALAKSNFEQEYRQKLCSAAEAATIVKSGDHLCFPLGVGEPTLFVKALAARKRELEGVVVNQQHHLCPDYFTEDSTPHIKVNAWFTSHVSREAVQKGWADFVPNHFHEVPKLLREYWPVDVAGTVVSPMDEYGYFTCSLSVGYTMEAVKKAEKVVVQVNPNAPRTHGNCHIHISEVDHIIECHEPLKELEIPKISPIEEAIGAYLAEMVPDGSCLQLGWGGIPNAVTRALMTKKDLGVHTELMSDGIVDLMLSGAVNNSRKTIHRGKALATFALGTKRLFDFMHENPMIEMHPVDYVNDPAVIGSIDNVVAINATIQVDLLGQCCSESFGHLQWSGTGGQADFARGANRSRGGKAFITTASTAKNGTISCIVPTLTAGASVTTSKNDVDHVVTEFGVAKLRGQTAKQRAMNLINVAHPDFRGELMEAARRMNRI, encoded by the coding sequence GTGAATACTATCGCCCTTGCAAAAAGCAACTTCGAACAGGAATACCGGCAAAAACTCTGCTCGGCTGCCGAAGCTGCCACCATTGTCAAATCGGGAGATCACCTCTGCTTTCCACTGGGCGTAGGCGAGCCGACCTTGTTCGTCAAGGCGCTCGCGGCACGAAAGCGTGAGCTCGAAGGTGTGGTGGTGAACCAGCAGCATCATCTCTGCCCCGACTACTTCACCGAGGACTCCACCCCGCACATCAAGGTCAACGCGTGGTTCACCAGCCACGTGTCGCGCGAAGCGGTGCAGAAGGGTTGGGCGGACTTCGTCCCCAACCACTTCCACGAAGTGCCCAAGCTGCTGCGCGAGTACTGGCCGGTCGACGTCGCCGGAACCGTGGTCTCCCCGATGGACGAGTACGGCTACTTCACCTGCAGCCTCTCGGTCGGCTACACCATGGAGGCGGTGAAGAAGGCGGAGAAGGTGGTGGTTCAGGTCAACCCCAACGCGCCGCGCACCCACGGCAACTGTCACATCCACATCTCCGAGGTGGACCACATCATCGAGTGCCATGAGCCGCTCAAGGAACTGGAAATCCCCAAGATTTCACCGATCGAGGAAGCCATCGGCGCTTACCTCGCCGAGATGGTTCCCGACGGCTCCTGTCTGCAGCTAGGCTGGGGCGGCATCCCCAACGCGGTCACCCGCGCGCTCATGACCAAGAAGGACCTGGGCGTCCACACCGAACTCATGTCCGACGGGATCGTGGACCTGATGCTGTCCGGCGCGGTCAACAACTCCAGGAAGACCATCCACCGCGGCAAGGCCTTGGCGACCTTTGCGCTCGGGACCAAGCGCCTGTTCGACTTCATGCACGAGAACCCGATGATCGAGATGCACCCGGTCGACTACGTGAACGACCCGGCCGTGATCGGGAGCATCGACAACGTGGTCGCCATCAACGCCACCATCCAGGTCGATCTCTTGGGGCAGTGCTGTTCCGAGTCCTTCGGGCACCTGCAGTGGAGCGGGACCGGCGGACAGGCCGACTTCGCGCGCGGCGCCAACAGGTCGCGCGGCGGCAAGGCCTTCATCACCACCGCCTCCACCGCGAAAAACGGCACCATCTCCTGCATCGTGCCGACGCTCACCGCGGGTGCCTCCGTCACCACCAGCAAGAACGACGTGGACCACGTCGTGACCGAGTTCGGCGTCGCTAAGCTCAGGGGGCAGACCGCGAAGCAGCGCGCCATGAACCTGATCAACGTGGCGCACCCGGACTTCCGCGGCGAGCTGATGGAAGCGGCTCGCAGGATGAATAGGATTTAG
- a CDS encoding Rrf2 family transcriptional regulator encodes MKLNKASLFALISVLELARDPERQLSTSDIADKYGISSHHLAKVMRNLVHQGVVQAMRGVGGGYRFAGNVNRTTLLDIIQLFETLESELDLPHWNKAAEPVVSELHSVTSEIDTVTRAILDTVTLATVLKNTRATGEGAAEASPPGRISKAAAG; translated from the coding sequence ATGAAGCTAAACAAGGCAAGCCTTTTCGCGCTTATCTCCGTCCTGGAACTGGCCAGAGACCCGGAGCGGCAGCTTTCCACCTCGGACATCGCCGACAAGTACGGCATTTCCTCGCACCACCTGGCCAAGGTGATGCGCAACCTCGTGCACCAGGGAGTGGTCCAGGCGATGCGCGGCGTAGGGGGCGGTTACCGCTTCGCCGGCAACGTCAACCGCACCACCTTGCTCGACATCATCCAGCTCTTCGAAACGCTGGAGAGCGAACTGGATCTCCCCCACTGGAACAAGGCGGCGGAGCCGGTGGTCTCCGAGCTGCACAGCGTGACCAGCGAGATCGACACCGTTACCCGCGCCATCCTCGACACCGTCACCCTGGCCACGGTGCTGAAGAACACCAGGGCCACAGGCGAAGGTGCGGCGGAGGCGAGCCCGCCGGGCAGGATCTCAAAAGCGGCTGCAGGTTGA
- a CDS encoding GNAT family N-acetyltransferase — MSKITIRDAIPSDLEAIIALDRTPNEDKTGYWQGIFQHYVVAGRPDRVFLVAQEGKSLLGFIIGEVRAWEFGSPPCGWVFALRVSHTTREGGIGTRMFTEICERLKKAGVDTVRTMVDIDNKLTLSFFRGMGLRTGRYVELEKRID; from the coding sequence ATGAGCAAGATAACCATCAGGGACGCCATCCCGAGCGACTTGGAAGCCATCATCGCCTTGGACCGGACGCCCAACGAGGACAAGACGGGGTACTGGCAGGGCATCTTCCAGCATTACGTGGTGGCCGGCCGTCCGGACCGGGTCTTTCTGGTCGCGCAGGAAGGAAAGTCCCTGCTCGGCTTCATCATCGGCGAGGTCCGCGCCTGGGAGTTCGGCTCCCCCCCCTGCGGCTGGGTGTTCGCCCTCAGGGTGTCCCATACCACCCGTGAAGGGGGGATCGGCACCAGGATGTTCACCGAGATCTGCGAGCGCCTGAAAAAGGCCGGCGTAGACACGGTGCGCACCATGGTGGACATCGACAACAAGCTCACCCTTTCCTTCTTCCGCGGCATGGGGTTGCGGACCGGGCGCTACGTCGAGCTGGAAAAACGAATCGACTGA
- a CDS encoding acyl-CoA thioesterase, translating into MEQFRYYLRVRYYECDMQKVVYNANYANYAGVATIEFLRALAGPGLLQGDLDFMVVSQNMEWRAPARFDEVLEISVAVKEMGKSSITIVTDFRRAGNEAVIASAETVRVLVDAKTLQKTEIPAGLRSALEKGAPGTVVDHAGYLQLDDFVFS; encoded by the coding sequence ATGGAACAGTTTCGATACTATCTCAGGGTCCGCTACTACGAATGCGACATGCAGAAGGTGGTCTACAACGCCAACTACGCCAACTACGCGGGCGTGGCTACCATCGAATTCCTGAGGGCGCTCGCGGGGCCGGGCCTTTTGCAGGGGGACCTCGATTTCATGGTGGTGAGCCAGAACATGGAATGGAGGGCACCGGCGCGTTTCGACGAGGTCCTGGAGATATCGGTGGCGGTTAAGGAAATGGGGAAGAGCTCGATCACCATCGTCACCGACTTCCGCCGCGCCGGAAACGAGGCGGTGATCGCCTCGGCCGAGACGGTAAGGGTCCTGGTCGACGCCAAGACCCTGCAAAAGACGGAGATCCCGGCCGGGCTGCGCAGCGCCCTGGAGAAGGGCGCCCCGGGTACGGTGGTGGACCACGCGGGGTACCTGCAGCTGGACGATTTCGTATTTTCCTAA
- the oah gene encoding 6-oxocyclohex-1-ene-1-carbonyl-CoA hydratase translates to MATTDEIIKRTAPSHLIDHNLIDRDVESLCDGMVKYEKRPAKRKDGSVVQGLYNAWIIFNNPKQFNSYTTDMVKATILAFRRASVDREVNAVVFTGVGEKAFCTGGNTKEYAEYYAGNPQEYRQYMRLFNDMVSAILGCDKPVVCRVNGMRIGGGQEIGMACDFSVAHDLANFGQAGPKHGSAAIGGATDFLPVMIGCEQAMVSGTLCEPFSAHKAARLGIIADVVPALKIDGKFVANPTVVTDKFLDEYGRVIHGEFRTGAQFKEGQALIKEGEIDLSMLDQKVDELCAKLIDTFPECMTKSLEELRKPKLDAWNANKENSRAWLALNMMNEARTGFRAFNEGTKETGREIEFVKLRQGLAVGTPWTEELVDSLMPGA, encoded by the coding sequence GTGGCAACTACCGACGAGATCATCAAGAGAACCGCACCGTCCCATCTGATCGATCACAACCTGATCGACCGCGACGTGGAGAGCCTTTGCGACGGGATGGTGAAGTACGAGAAGCGTCCCGCGAAGAGAAAGGACGGCAGCGTGGTGCAGGGGCTGTACAACGCCTGGATCATCTTCAACAACCCCAAGCAGTTCAACTCCTATACCACCGACATGGTGAAGGCGACCATCCTGGCCTTTCGCCGCGCTTCCGTCGACCGCGAGGTCAACGCCGTGGTCTTCACCGGCGTGGGGGAGAAGGCTTTCTGCACCGGCGGCAACACCAAGGAGTACGCGGAGTACTACGCGGGGAACCCGCAGGAGTACCGCCAGTACATGCGGCTCTTCAACGACATGGTTTCCGCCATCCTCGGGTGCGACAAGCCGGTCGTCTGCAGGGTGAACGGGATGAGGATTGGCGGCGGCCAGGAGATCGGCATGGCCTGCGACTTCAGCGTCGCGCACGACTTGGCCAACTTCGGCCAGGCCGGTCCCAAGCACGGTTCCGCTGCCATCGGCGGCGCTACCGACTTCCTCCCGGTCATGATCGGCTGCGAGCAGGCCATGGTCTCCGGCACGCTGTGCGAGCCGTTCTCGGCGCACAAGGCGGCGCGTCTGGGCATCATCGCAGACGTGGTTCCGGCGCTTAAGATCGACGGCAAGTTCGTCGCCAATCCGACGGTCGTCACCGACAAGTTCCTGGACGAGTACGGCCGTGTCATCCACGGCGAGTTCAGGACCGGCGCCCAGTTCAAGGAAGGGCAGGCCCTTATCAAGGAAGGGGAGATCGACCTCTCCATGCTGGACCAGAAGGTGGATGAACTCTGCGCGAAGCTGATCGACACCTTCCCCGAGTGCATGACCAAGAGCCTCGAGGAGTTGAGGAAGCCGAAGCTGGACGCCTGGAACGCCAACAAGGAAAACTCCAGGGCATGGCTCGCGCTCAACATGATGAACGAGGCGCGCACCGGCTTCAGGGCCTTCAACGAGGGGACCAAGGAGACCGGCCGCGAGATCGAATTCGTGAAGCTGCGCCAGGGGTTGGCCGTCGGTACCCCCTGGACCGAGGAGCTCGTGGACAGCCTGATGCCGGGAGCGTAG